Proteins from a single region of Stappia sp. ES.058:
- the tig gene encoding trigger factor — protein sequence MQVTETLAEGLKRELKVVIPASELASRLDTYLEDLKGKVRINGFRPGKVPMGHMKRMYGRQATAEILNEMITETTRKAVEERNEKPALQPEIDLPEDDAEAILSGSSDIAYTMSYDILPEFEIIDFKTIELERPIVEIDEAEVDEQITQIAENNKPFDTKDGPAADGDRVQMSYIGKLDGEPFEGGADENGQLVIGSQQFIPGFEEQLVGLKAGDEKTIEVSFPEDYPANHLAGKPVSFDIVVKEVQAPGDVKIDDEFAKGLGLEGLDKLKEIIRGQIESQYGAMTRQKVKRQLLDKLDEIYTFDLPERLVLSEFDGVWRQVEADMQREGKTFEDEGASEEESRAEYRKIAERRVRLGLVLSEVGDRNEVKVSDDEVQKALYERVRQFPGQEKEVFEYYRSNPQALASIQAPIYEEKVVDYILELAQVTDKTVTKDELMAEDEDAAAA from the coding sequence ATGCAGGTAACCGAAACGCTGGCCGAGGGGCTGAAACGCGAACTGAAAGTCGTCATTCCGGCGTCTGAGCTTGCAAGCCGCCTCGATACATATCTCGAAGATCTCAAGGGCAAGGTCCGCATCAACGGCTTCCGGCCGGGCAAGGTGCCGATGGGCCACATGAAGCGGATGTACGGCCGTCAGGCCACCGCCGAGATCCTTAACGAAATGATCACCGAGACCACCCGCAAGGCGGTCGAGGAACGCAATGAGAAGCCGGCTTTGCAGCCCGAAATCGATTTGCCGGAAGACGATGCGGAAGCGATCCTCTCGGGATCGTCCGACATCGCCTACACGATGAGCTACGACATTCTGCCGGAATTCGAGATCATCGACTTCAAGACGATCGAGCTCGAGCGTCCGATCGTCGAGATCGACGAGGCGGAAGTCGACGAGCAGATCACCCAGATCGCGGAAAACAACAAGCCGTTCGACACCAAGGACGGCCCGGCGGCTGACGGTGATCGGGTGCAGATGAGCTACATCGGCAAGCTCGACGGAGAGCCTTTCGAGGGCGGTGCCGACGAGAATGGCCAGCTTGTGATCGGCTCGCAGCAGTTTATCCCGGGCTTCGAGGAGCAACTCGTCGGTCTGAAAGCCGGCGACGAGAAGACCATTGAGGTCAGCTTCCCCGAGGACTATCCGGCCAATCATCTCGCGGGCAAGCCTGTGTCCTTCGACATCGTCGTCAAGGAAGTTCAGGCGCCGGGCGACGTGAAGATCGACGACGAGTTCGCCAAGGGGCTGGGCCTTGAGGGGCTGGACAAGCTCAAGGAGATCATCCGCGGCCAGATCGAGAGCCAGTACGGCGCGATGACCCGTCAAAAGGTCAAGCGTCAGCTTCTCGACAAGCTCGACGAGATCTATACCTTCGACCTGCCCGAGCGGCTGGTCCTGTCCGAGTTCGACGGCGTGTGGCGCCAGGTCGAGGCGGACATGCAGCGGGAAGGCAAGACCTTTGAGGACGAGGGCGCTTCGGAAGAGGAGAGCCGCGCGGAGTACCGCAAGATCGCGGAGCGACGCGTGCGTCTCGGCCTTGTCCTCTCGGAGGTCGGTGACCGGAACGAGGTCAAGGTGAGCGACGACGAGGTCCAGAAGGCCCTCTATGAGCGTGTTCGTCAGTTCCCCGGCCAGGAAAAGGAAGTCTTCGAATACTATCGAAGCAATCCGCAGGCCCTTGCCAGCATCCAGGCTCCGATCTACGAAGAGAAGGTGGTCGACTACATCCTCGAGCTTGCCCAGGTGACCGACAAGACGGTGACCAAGGACGAGTTGATGGCCGAGGACGAGGACGCTGCCGCAGCCTGA
- a CDS encoding NAD(P)H-hydrate dehydratase translates to MTELLTPAEMGLADRLTIDGGVAGIDLMTSAGRAVADTACRMVRHESPILVLAGPGNNGGDGFVAARFLRQRGYRVDVLLLGARERISGDAMLALERMEAGGVPAGTLDEGALATALAGAGLVVDAVFGAGLDRPLVGLAKTLVEQVGESGLPVLAVDLPSGINGESGQEMGCAIKATRTITFFRAKPGHLLLPGRLACGPVEVVDIGIGEAVLETIGVRTWRNGSGLWARFCRPPEPDGHKYARGHAVVVSGPALSTGAARLAAGAALRVGAGLVSVATPPSAALVNAMQLTAVMVRSFKGADGLRRTLDDPRFNAVAIGPGVGVGASTRALVEVCLTGERAVVLDADALTSFADEPQALFSCIKSRGDLAAGVVLTPHEGEFARLFPDTGAAEVPSKVERARRAAARCGAVIILKGADTVIAAPDGRAAINDNAPPWLATAGSGDVLAGVATGLLARGMPAFEAAAMAVWLHGAAGQSCGVAMTAEDLEPALRGVIAELALQCGENEAGGTA, encoded by the coding sequence GTGACGGAGCTTCTCACGCCCGCCGAAATGGGTCTTGCAGACCGGTTGACCATCGACGGCGGGGTGGCCGGCATCGATCTAATGACGTCGGCAGGTCGTGCGGTTGCCGACACCGCCTGCCGGATGGTGCGCCACGAGTCGCCCATCCTTGTGCTGGCCGGTCCCGGCAACAACGGCGGCGACGGGTTTGTTGCGGCACGCTTCCTGCGCCAGAGGGGATATCGGGTCGACGTGCTGCTGCTCGGCGCGCGCGAGCGGATTTCGGGCGATGCGATGCTTGCTCTGGAGCGCATGGAGGCAGGCGGCGTGCCCGCCGGGACGCTTGACGAAGGCGCGCTGGCGACGGCGCTGGCCGGTGCCGGACTTGTCGTGGACGCGGTTTTTGGAGCGGGGCTTGATCGTCCACTGGTCGGGCTTGCAAAGACACTGGTGGAGCAGGTGGGTGAAAGCGGCCTGCCCGTGCTCGCCGTGGATCTCCCGTCGGGGATCAACGGCGAGAGCGGGCAGGAGATGGGGTGCGCGATCAAGGCGACGCGCACGATTACCTTTTTCCGCGCAAAGCCCGGCCATCTGCTGCTGCCGGGTCGATTGGCCTGCGGGCCCGTCGAAGTGGTCGATATCGGCATCGGCGAGGCGGTTCTGGAGACAATTGGCGTTCGAACCTGGCGAAATGGCTCCGGTCTTTGGGCGCGGTTCTGTCGCCCGCCGGAGCCGGATGGACACAAATATGCACGCGGTCATGCCGTGGTCGTGTCGGGTCCGGCGCTGTCCACTGGCGCGGCGCGCCTTGCCGCGGGCGCGGCATTGCGTGTCGGGGCAGGGTTGGTGAGCGTTGCGACGCCCCCGTCGGCCGCCCTTGTGAATGCAATGCAACTGACGGCGGTCATGGTGCGCTCGTTCAAGGGGGCGGACGGGCTGCGCCGGACCCTCGACGATCCGCGTTTCAATGCCGTTGCGATCGGGCCCGGCGTTGGCGTCGGCGCGTCGACGCGGGCACTGGTCGAAGTGTGCCTGACGGGCGAGCGTGCAGTGGTGCTCGATGCGGATGCGCTGACGAGTTTCGCGGATGAGCCCCAGGCGCTGTTTTCATGCATCAAGAGCCGTGGCGACCTGGCTGCCGGTGTCGTTCTGACCCCGCACGAGGGGGAGTTCGCCCGGCTGTTTCCCGACACTGGCGCGGCGGAGGTGCCGTCCAAGGTCGAACGGGCGCGCAGGGCTGCAGCGCGCTGTGGCGCCGTGATCATCCTGAAGGGGGCGGACACGGTGATCGCGGCGCCGGACGGACGGGCGGCGATCAACGACAATGCGCCGCCCTGGCTTGCAACGGCGGGATCGGGTGACGTTCTCGCTGGAGTTGCGACCGGTTTGCTGGCCCGCGGAATGCCGGCCTTTGAGGCGGCGGCGATGGCGGTCTGGCTCCATGGCGCCGCCGGGCAGTCCTGCGGGGTGGCGATGACGGCGGAAGATCTTGAGCCGGCTCTTCGGGGGGTGATCGCGGAACTGGCGCTGCAGTGCGGGGAAAACGAGGCCGGAGGGACGGCTTGA
- a CDS encoding VOC family protein, which produces MRISALDHIVLTVTDPDATVAFYCGVLGMEEVVFGGGRRALRFGAQKINLHEAGAEFSPAAHRPTPGSGDLCFLVDALDAVIARLELAKVLIEEGPVSRTGAWSPLRSIYVRDPDGNLIELSEPQEVVLAGGAGEAA; this is translated from the coding sequence ATGCGTATTTCAGCCTTGGACCATATCGTGTTGACCGTGACCGACCCCGACGCGACGGTTGCCTTCTATTGCGGCGTGCTCGGCATGGAAGAGGTTGTGTTCGGCGGCGGTCGCCGCGCGCTCCGGTTTGGCGCCCAGAAAATCAACCTGCATGAGGCCGGTGCGGAGTTTTCGCCTGCGGCACATCGCCCGACGCCCGGTTCGGGGGATCTCTGCTTTCTCGTGGACGCGCTCGATGCCGTCATTGCCCGGCTCGAACTGGCGAAGGTCCTGATCGAGGAGGGGCCGGTGTCGCGCACCGGGGCGTGGTCGCCGCTTCGCTCTATCTATGTCCGCGATCCGGACGGAAACCTCATCGAACTGTCGGAGCCGCAAGAGGTCGTGCTTGCCGGCGGGGCGGGTGAGGCAGCGTGA
- a CDS encoding P-II family nitrogen regulator gives MKKIEAIIKPFKLDEVKEALQEVGLQGITVTEAKGFGRQKGHTELYRGAEYVVDFLPKVKVEIVLTDDLVDKAVEAIRNAAQTGRIGDGKIFVSTIEEAVRIRTGETGTDAI, from the coding sequence ATGAAGAAAATCGAGGCAATTATCAAGCCGTTCAAGCTTGATGAGGTCAAGGAGGCCCTCCAGGAGGTCGGCCTTCAAGGCATCACCGTGACCGAGGCCAAGGGCTTCGGGCGCCAGAAAGGCCATACCGAACTCTATCGCGGCGCCGAATACGTGGTGGACTTCCTGCCCAAGGTCAAAGTCGAGATCGTCCTGACCGACGATCTGGTAGACAAGGCCGTGGAAGCCATCCGCAACGCGGCACAGACCGGACGGATCGGTGACGGCAAGATCTTCGTCTCCACAATCGAGGAAGCCGTGCGCATCCGCACCGGCGAAACAGGCACCGACGCCATCTAG
- the glnA gene encoding type I glutamate--ammonia ligase: protein MTSATEILKEIKEKDIKFIDLRFSDPRGKMQHVTMDAGLVDEDMFAEGVAFDGSSIAGWKAINESDMMLILDPETAHVDPFFAQSTMAIICDVVDPISGEAYNRDPRTTAKKAEAYMKSLGVGDTVYVGPEAEFFIFDDVRFSTDPYDTGFQIDSTELPSNMGSDYDTGNMGHRPRTKGGYFPVPPIDSCQDIRSEMLTVLTEMGVTVEKHHHEVAAAQHELGIMFDTLTRNADKMQIYKYVVHQVAHAYGKTATFMPKPVFGDNGTGMHVHQSIWKDGAPAFAGNQYADLSETCLYYIGGILKHAKALNAFTNPSTNSYKRLVPGYEAPVLLAYSSRNRSASCRIPFSSSPKAKRVEVRFPDPSANPYLCFAALLMAGLDGVKNKIHPGDAMDKNLYDLPPEELKDIPTVSASLREALESLDADRDFLKAGGVMDDDQIDAYIELKMEENMRYEMTPHPVEYDLYYSV, encoded by the coding sequence ATGACGAGCGCCACTGAAATTCTCAAGGAAATCAAGGAAAAGGACATCAAGTTCATTGACCTTCGCTTTTCCGATCCGCGCGGCAAGATGCAGCATGTGACCATGGACGCCGGCCTTGTCGACGAGGACATGTTCGCCGAAGGTGTGGCGTTCGACGGCTCGTCCATTGCCGGCTGGAAAGCCATCAACGAGTCCGACATGATGCTGATTCTCGATCCCGAGACGGCGCATGTCGATCCGTTCTTCGCGCAGTCCACGATGGCGATCATCTGTGATGTCGTCGACCCGATTTCCGGCGAGGCTTACAACCGCGACCCGCGCACGACGGCCAAGAAGGCCGAGGCCTACATGAAGTCGCTCGGCGTCGGCGACACCGTCTACGTCGGCCCGGAAGCCGAATTCTTCATCTTCGACGACGTTCGCTTCTCCACCGATCCGTATGACACCGGCTTCCAGATCGACAGCACCGAACTGCCGTCGAACATGGGCTCCGACTATGACACCGGCAACATGGGTCACCGTCCGCGCACCAAGGGCGGCTACTTCCCGGTCCCGCCGATCGACAGCTGCCAGGACATCCGTTCCGAGATGCTGACGGTTCTCACCGAGATGGGCGTCACCGTCGAGAAGCACCACCACGAGGTGGCCGCGGCCCAGCACGAACTCGGCATCATGTTCGACACGCTGACGCGCAACGCCGACAAGATGCAGATCTACAAGTATGTCGTGCATCAGGTCGCCCACGCCTATGGCAAGACGGCCACCTTCATGCCCAAGCCCGTCTTCGGCGACAACGGCACCGGCATGCACGTGCACCAGTCGATCTGGAAGGACGGCGCGCCGGCCTTCGCCGGCAACCAGTACGCGGATCTTTCCGAGACCTGCCTCTACTACATCGGCGGCATCCTGAAGCACGCCAAGGCGCTGAACGCCTTCACCAACCCGTCGACCAACTCCTACAAGCGTCTGGTGCCGGGCTACGAGGCGCCGGTCCTGCTGGCCTATTCGTCGCGCAACCGCTCGGCGTCCTGCCGCATTCCGTTCTCCTCCTCACCGAAGGCAAAGCGCGTCGAGGTGCGTTTCCCGGATCCGTCCGCGAACCCGTACCTTTGCTTCGCGGCGCTGCTGATGGCCGGCCTCGACGGCGTCAAGAACAAGATCCATCCCGGCGATGCGATGGACAAGAACCTTTACGATCTGCCGCCGGAAGAGCTGAAGGACATCCCGACTGTCTCCGCCTCGCTGCGCGAAGCGCTCGAGTCGCTCGATGCCGACCGCGACTTCCTGAAGGCCGGCGGCGTCATGGACGACGACCAGATCGATGCCTACATCGAACTGAAGATGGAAGAAAACATGCGCTACGAAATGACCCCGCATCCGGTCGAATACGACCTGTACTACTCCGTCTAA
- a CDS encoding cyclase family protein codes for MCVPGCQETVARRLSRRGLLKGVAGVAAGAAAFTAFPPPRAAQAQPMSFSKVVDLTHDLMEDFPTYFGQPGLEMERMTSFETDGFNMYKWHLVEHTGTHLDAPIHFSADGKTSDEIAVDQLVVPLAVVDVREKAAADPDYQVTVEDLKAHEEAHGPLPEGGCVAMNSGWAAHVATDKFRNADADGTMHFPGFSKDAAMYMMEKGVVGMAVDTLSLDFGASKTFDTHYAWLPTERWGIECLAGLDEVPATGATLVVGAPKIKGATGGPSRVIALV; via the coding sequence ATGTGTGTTCCAGGATGTCAGGAAACCGTCGCGCGGCGCTTGAGCCGGCGTGGCCTGCTGAAAGGCGTGGCCGGCGTTGCGGCCGGAGCCGCCGCCTTCACTGCCTTTCCGCCACCGCGCGCCGCGCAGGCGCAGCCGATGAGCTTTTCGAAGGTTGTCGACCTCACCCACGACCTGATGGAGGATTTTCCGACCTATTTCGGTCAGCCGGGGCTCGAGATGGAGCGTATGACGTCCTTCGAGACGGACGGGTTCAACATGTACAAGTGGCATCTCGTCGAGCACACGGGCACCCATCTCGATGCGCCGATCCACTTTTCCGCCGACGGCAAGACCTCGGACGAGATCGCGGTCGACCAGCTTGTGGTGCCGCTCGCCGTCGTCGACGTTCGGGAAAAGGCCGCCGCCGATCCGGATTATCAGGTGACGGTCGAGGATCTGAAGGCCCATGAGGAGGCTCATGGGCCGTTGCCGGAGGGCGGTTGTGTCGCGATGAACTCGGGCTGGGCCGCGCATGTCGCCACGGACAAGTTCCGCAACGCCGACGCCGACGGCACCATGCATTTCCCCGGCTTTTCCAAGGATGCGGCGATGTACATGATGGAAAAGGGTGTGGTCGGCATGGCCGTCGACACGCTGTCGCTCGACTTCGGCGCGTCCAAGACCTTCGACACGCATTACGCCTGGCTGCCGACGGAGCGCTGGGGGATCGAATGCCTCGCCGGCCTCGACGAGGTGCCCGCGACCGGCGCGACGCTGGTCGTCGGCGCGCCGAAGATCAAGGGCGCAACCGGCGGCCCCAGCCGTGTGATCGCGCTGGTTTGA
- a CDS encoding ABC-F family ATP-binding cassette domain-containing protein, with the protein MLKITDLTYRIAGRTLLENASVTLPAGSKAGFVGRNGAGKSTLFRLITGDTAPESGEIQMPKGLRIGQVAQEAPGTEQSLMEVVLAADTERAALLEEADTASDPHRIADIHMRLADIDAHTAEARAARILSGLGFDSAAQARPCSAFSGGWRMRVALAAVLFSEPDLLLLDEPTNYLDLEGTMWLESYVARYPHQVLLISHDRDLLNKAVDSIVHLDQLGLTFYRGGFDSFDRQRRETMMLQEKSREKQEAQRKHMQAFVDRFRAKASKARQAQSRLKMLEKMEPIAGLRGAEALPISFPAPVGSLAPPIIRLDNVSAGYGDTTVLSHLALNIDNDDRIALLGANGNGKSTFAKLIAGRLKEQSGTITRAKKMNVAFFAQHQLDDLIPADSPVAHVRKLMPDAAESKVRSRVNRFGLPTSRMDTPAQDLSGGEKARLLLGLATFEGPHLLILDEPTNHLDIESREALIQAVNEYEGAVILISHDRHLVEACADRLWLVADGGVSSFEGDMEDYRRLILQKDRPNKNGKGGKAKQAEADKAAAAEAAKPEEPEDPRSAQERRKDAAEQRSRLAPLRKEIRAAEAEVARIQAKMEKLDAALADPDFFMKDAERASKFVKERAFLEKKLAKTEQSWLELSSEYEGVTAES; encoded by the coding sequence ATGTTGAAGATCACCGACCTCACCTATCGCATCGCCGGGCGCACGCTCCTCGAAAACGCCAGCGTCACGCTGCCCGCAGGCTCAAAAGCCGGCTTCGTCGGCCGCAACGGCGCGGGAAAGTCGACGCTGTTCCGCCTGATCACGGGAGACACGGCGCCGGAAAGCGGCGAGATCCAGATGCCGAAGGGCCTGCGCATCGGTCAGGTCGCCCAGGAGGCGCCGGGCACCGAACAGTCGCTGATGGAGGTGGTGCTGGCCGCCGATACGGAGCGCGCCGCGCTTCTGGAGGAAGCCGACACAGCGAGCGACCCGCACCGCATCGCGGACATCCACATGCGCCTTGCCGACATCGACGCCCATACGGCGGAAGCGCGCGCGGCCCGCATCCTCTCCGGTCTCGGTTTCGATTCTGCCGCACAGGCGCGGCCCTGCTCCGCCTTTTCCGGCGGCTGGCGGATGCGCGTGGCGCTTGCCGCGGTGTTGTTTTCCGAGCCCGATCTGCTGCTTCTCGACGAGCCGACCAACTATCTCGATCTGGAAGGCACCATGTGGCTGGAAAGCTATGTGGCGCGTTACCCGCATCAGGTGCTCCTGATCAGCCACGACCGCGACCTGTTGAACAAGGCGGTCGATTCGATCGTGCATCTCGACCAGCTCGGCCTGACCTTCTACCGGGGCGGCTTCGACAGTTTCGACCGCCAGCGTCGCGAAACCATGATGCTTCAGGAAAAGAGCCGCGAGAAGCAGGAAGCCCAGCGCAAGCACATGCAGGCCTTCGTCGACCGGTTCCGCGCCAAGGCGAGCAAGGCGCGTCAGGCGCAGTCGCGGCTGAAGATGCTGGAGAAGATGGAGCCGATCGCCGGCCTGCGCGGCGCGGAGGCGCTGCCGATCTCGTTCCCCGCACCGGTGGGCAGCCTCGCGCCGCCGATCATCCGCCTCGACAACGTTTCTGCCGGATATGGCGACACAACCGTCTTGTCTCATCTCGCGCTCAACATCGACAACGACGACCGCATCGCCCTGCTCGGCGCGAACGGCAACGGCAAGTCGACGTTTGCCAAGCTTATCGCCGGCCGGTTGAAGGAGCAATCGGGCACCATCACCCGTGCCAAGAAGATGAATGTCGCCTTCTTCGCCCAGCATCAGCTCGACGACCTCATACCCGCCGACAGCCCCGTCGCCCATGTGCGCAAGCTGATGCCGGACGCCGCCGAATCGAAGGTCCGCTCGCGCGTCAACCGCTTCGGCCTGCCGACGAGCCGCATGGACACGCCCGCTCAGGACCTCTCGGGCGGCGAGAAGGCCCGGCTGCTGCTTGGCCTGGCGACCTTCGAAGGGCCGCACCTGCTGATCCTGGACGAGCCGACCAACCACCTCGACATCGAAAGCCGCGAAGCGCTGATCCAGGCGGTCAACGAATACGAGGGCGCGGTGATCCTCATCTCGCACGACCGTCATCTGGTGGAAGCCTGTGCCGACCGGCTCTGGCTGGTCGCTGACGGAGGTGTATCGAGCTTTGAAGGCGACATGGAGGACTACCGCCGGCTGATTCTGCAAAAGGATCGGCCGAACAAGAACGGCAAGGGAGGAAAGGCGAAACAAGCGGAAGCGGACAAGGCCGCCGCAGCCGAAGCCGCAAAACCCGAAGAGCCGGAAGACCCGCGCAGCGCCCAGGAGCGACGCAAGGATGCGGCCGAGCAACGCTCCAGACTTGCGCCCTTGCGCAAGGAAATCAGGGCTGCGGAAGCGGAGGTCGCACGGATCCAGGCAAAAATGGAAAAACTCGACGCGGCGCTGGCCGATCCCGATTTTTTCATGAAGGACGCGGAGCGGGCATCGAAATTCGTCAAGGAACGCGCGTTCCTGGAGAAGAAACTCGCAAAAACCGAGCAGTCCTGGCTCGAACTTTCCAGCGAGTACGAGGGCGTGACGGCGGAAAGCTGA
- a CDS encoding bifunctional 2-polyprenyl-6-hydroxyphenol methylase/3-demethylubiquinol 3-O-methyltransferase UbiG, which translates to MAKEGMSGDPEFARRRDAARDRLDELFGARGGDRDDRTSWFEAVYETAEGDAAAVPWADLAPKDALVEWLENNPGKGASALDVGCGLGDNAEALAAVGYDTTAFDLSEMAVEWAGQRFPGSSVHYTAADLFSPPPDWIGAFDLVHECYTVQALHGELRAASYAALAQLVKPGGQLLVLTRSRPEEAEADGPPWPLSPSELAGFERVGLTLSERTAYDVHKGERVIPHIRAVYEKPV; encoded by the coding sequence ATGGCAAAAGAAGGCATGAGCGGCGACCCGGAGTTCGCCCGGCGCAGGGATGCAGCGCGGGACAGGCTGGACGAACTCTTCGGCGCCAGGGGCGGCGACCGGGACGACCGGACGTCCTGGTTCGAAGCCGTTTATGAAACGGCCGAAGGCGATGCCGCCGCGGTTCCATGGGCGGATCTCGCGCCGAAGGATGCGCTGGTCGAGTGGCTTGAGAACAATCCGGGCAAGGGGGCGTCCGCGCTTGATGTCGGTTGCGGGCTTGGCGACAACGCCGAGGCGCTGGCCGCAGTTGGCTACGATACCACCGCATTCGACCTGTCCGAAATGGCCGTGGAATGGGCCGGGCAGCGGTTTCCGGGATCATCCGTTCACTACACCGCAGCCGACCTTTTTTCGCCGCCGCCCGACTGGATCGGCGCCTTCGACCTCGTGCATGAGTGCTACACGGTGCAGGCGCTGCACGGCGAACTGCGCGCGGCGTCCTACGCGGCCCTGGCGCAGTTGGTGAAGCCGGGCGGGCAGCTTCTGGTCCTGACCCGTTCGCGGCCCGAGGAGGCGGAGGCGGATGGCCCGCCCTGGCCGTTGTCGCCGTCGGAGCTGGCGGGGTTTGAGCGCGTCGGGCTGACGCTTTCGGAGCGGACGGCCTATGACGTCCACAAAGGCGAGCGCGTCATCCCGCATATCCGCGCGGTCTACGAAAAGCCTGTTTGA
- a CDS encoding DNA polymerase III subunit chi, protein MTEVLFYHLTLKPLEEVLPGLLETCLKRDWRVVVQAGAADRVTALDSLLWSYRDDSFLPHGTSADGEGAWQPVFLTDGPDNPNDASVRMMVDRASPPDLTGYTRGVFLFDGHDGEAVAEAREHWKALKAVGHDLTYWQQTEDGRWQKKA, encoded by the coding sequence ATGACGGAAGTGCTTTTTTACCATCTGACCCTCAAACCGCTGGAAGAGGTCCTTCCCGGACTGCTGGAGACCTGTTTGAAACGCGACTGGCGTGTCGTCGTGCAGGCGGGGGCGGCGGATCGGGTGACCGCGCTCGATTCGCTTCTGTGGAGCTATCGTGATGATTCTTTCCTGCCGCATGGCACGTCAGCCGATGGCGAGGGCGCGTGGCAGCCCGTGTTTCTGACCGACGGACCGGACAATCCGAACGACGCGAGCGTTCGCATGATGGTCGATCGCGCTTCGCCGCCCGACCTTACCGGCTACACACGTGGCGTCTTCCTGTTCGACGGCCATGACGGCGAGGCGGTGGCCGAGGCACGCGAGCACTGGAAGGCGCTGAAGGCGGTCGGGCACGATCTGACCTACTGGCAGCAGACAGAAGACGGACGATGGCAAAAGAAGGCATGA
- a CDS encoding leucyl aminopeptidase, which produces MLPKISFSKLSAPSKGTVVIFADDALNIGPTASGVLSAADGLLTRAAGTGSFTGKVNTVLDLIAPAGLDLDRLIVVGLGKASAVADLGETDWTALGGVVMGALGSSEAAEILFELPSGDVEADLAATFAMGAKLRGYTFDRYKSKSGDDKPEKVKKLSIGVSDAKAAKKAWETADAISDGTLLARDLVNEPANVLTTLEFAKRAEELSKLGVEIEILDEKAMKKLKMYSLLGVAQGSEHPPRLVIMRWNGGKKDDQPVAFIGKGVVFDTGGISIKPAGGMEDMKGDMGGAAAVTGLMHALAARKAKANVIGVIGLVENMPDGRAQRPGDIVTAMSGATIEIINTDAEGRLVLADALWYTQDRFKPAFMINLATLTGAIIVALGNQHAGVFSNNDELVGRLSEAGEATDEKVWRLPLSKEYDKLIDTPNADMKNTGGRTAGSITAAQFLQRFVNDVPWVHIDVAGTAMSSPKTEISKGWASGFGVRLLDRLVREHYEA; this is translated from the coding sequence TTGCTTCCGAAAATTTCCTTTTCCAAGCTCTCCGCCCCGTCGAAGGGGACCGTCGTTATCTTCGCCGACGATGCGCTCAACATCGGCCCGACGGCGTCCGGCGTGCTGTCCGCTGCCGACGGTCTCCTGACGCGCGCCGCGGGCACGGGCAGCTTTACCGGCAAGGTCAATACGGTGCTTGACCTGATCGCCCCGGCCGGGCTTGATCTCGATCGCCTGATCGTCGTCGGTCTCGGCAAGGCGTCCGCGGTCGCCGATCTGGGTGAAACCGACTGGACGGCGCTTGGCGGCGTCGTGATGGGCGCTCTCGGCAGTTCGGAGGCGGCGGAGATCCTGTTTGAGCTTCCCAGCGGAGATGTCGAGGCCGACCTGGCCGCGACCTTTGCGATGGGTGCCAAACTGCGTGGCTACACGTTTGATCGCTACAAATCGAAATCAGGTGATGACAAGCCGGAAAAGGTGAAAAAGCTCTCGATCGGTGTTTCCGACGCCAAGGCGGCGAAGAAGGCCTGGGAGACCGCCGATGCGATCAGCGACGGCACGCTGCTCGCCCGCGATCTCGTCAACGAGCCGGCCAATGTGCTGACGACGCTTGAGTTTGCCAAGCGCGCCGAAGAGCTTTCCAAGCTCGGCGTCGAGATCGAGATCCTCGATGAAAAGGCGATGAAGAAGCTCAAGATGTATTCGCTTCTTGGTGTCGCTCAGGGATCCGAGCACCCGCCGCGTCTGGTGATCATGCGCTGGAACGGCGGCAAGAAGGATGACCAGCCGGTCGCCTTCATCGGCAAGGGCGTCGTCTTCGACACCGGCGGCATCTCGATCAAGCCCGCCGGCGGCATGGAGGACATGAAGGGCGACATGGGCGGTGCGGCCGCCGTGACCGGTCTGATGCATGCGCTCGCCGCCCGCAAGGCCAAGGCCAATGTCATCGGCGTGATCGGTCTGGTGGAAAACATGCCGGACGGACGCGCCCAGCGCCCCGGCGACATCGTCACCGCCATGTCCGGCGCCACCATCGAGATCATCAACACCGATGCGGAAGGCCGTCTCGTGCTGGCGGATGCGCTCTGGTACACGCAGGACCGCTTCAAGCCGGCCTTCATGATCAATCTCGCGACGCTGACCGGCGCAATCATCGTTGCGCTCGGCAATCAGCATGCGGGTGTCTTTTCCAACAACGACGAGCTTGTCGGGCGGCTGTCTGAGGCCGGGGAGGCGACGGACGAGAAGGTCTGGCGGCTGCCGCTCTCGAAGGAATACGACAAGCTGATCGACACGCCAAACGCCGACATGAAGAACACGGGCGGCCGCACGGCCGGCTCGATCACGGCGGCCCAGTTCCTGCAGCGCTTCGTCAACGACGTGCCGTGGGTGCATATCGATGTTGCCGGTACGGCGATGAGCAGTCCGAAGACGGAAATCAGCAAGGGCTGGGCGTCCGGGTTCGGCGTGCGGCTGCTCGATCGACTGGTGCGCGAGCATTACGAGGCATAA